A section of the Nitrospirota bacterium genome encodes:
- a CDS encoding chromate resistance protein — MIQKSSHKGNKAYQGWLLFFYSVPSKPVNARMKIWRRLAKAGAVQLKSAVYILPYNEENYELCQWLVSEVASVKGDGSFVSVKNIETMKDEDIIAIFNSQREQDYKLIGKSLDDIERKASSVRKGAGMQGGKSLTEQLNKHLREFEEIRKTDFFGSKNGIALKKRFDATLKEIKGMAVSNNRQVSVVSTRRIEDYQKRLWATRKKPFVDRMASAWLIQKFIDKKAAFKFIDEKDMAILGKDAIAFDMRGGEFTHSGDMCTFEMLVRTFGIKDKTVKKIAELVHELDMKDGKYNVPEAKGIEDILSGIRKTVKNDADILEKGMTVFEMFYASKD; from the coding sequence ATGATACAAAAGTCATCACATAAGGGCAACAAGGCGTACCAAGGCTGGCTCCTATTTTTCTACAGCGTGCCCTCGAAGCCTGTAAACGCGAGGATGAAGATATGGCGGAGGCTTGCGAAGGCCGGCGCGGTTCAGCTTAAAAGCGCCGTATACATACTTCCTTATAACGAAGAGAATTATGAACTGTGCCAGTGGCTCGTGTCTGAAGTTGCATCCGTGAAGGGCGACGGCTCTTTTGTCAGCGTGAAAAACATTGAGACGATGAAGGATGAGGATATTATTGCTATCTTTAATAGCCAGAGGGAGCAGGATTACAAGCTTATCGGGAAGTCGCTGGATGATATTGAGAGAAAGGCAAGCAGCGTCAGAAAGGGCGCGGGAATGCAGGGCGGCAAGAGCCTGACGGAACAGCTTAACAAGCATCTGAGGGAATTTGAAGAGATAAGAAAGACAGATTTCTTCGGATCAAAAAACGGCATCGCGCTGAAGAAGAGATTTGATGCCACGCTGAAAGAGATAAAAGGCATGGCCGTATCCAATAACAGGCAAGTTTCAGTAGTATCTACCCGGCGCATAGAGGACTATCAAAAGAGGTTATGGGCCACAAGGAAGAAACCTTTTGTGGACAGGATGGCGTCCGCATGGCTGATCCAAAAATTCATTGATAAAAAGGCCGCCTTTAAATTCATTGATGAAAAAGATATGGCAATCTTGGGTAAAGATGCCATTGCCTTTGATATGAGAGGCGGAGAATTTACTCATTCCGGCGATATGTGCACATTTGAAATGCTTGTCAGGACATTCGGCATAAAGGATAAAACAGTAAAAAAGATCGCCGAACTGGTACATGAGCTTGATATGAAGGATGGGAAATACAATGTTCCTGAGGCAAAGGGGATCGAAGATATTTTATCCGGCATAAGAAAGACTGTGAAGAATGATGCAGACATCCTTGAAAAGGGAATGACGGTTTTTGAGATGTTTTATGCATCAAAGGACTGA
- a CDS encoding TPM domain-containing protein, whose amino-acid sequence MRPLFKSFLILLSVLFCFSPITARAEVNIPDTPANYVVDLAAIIDDNAETSLNIYLKELEQKTTAQMVVLTINSLEGASLEDFSLNIAHNKWKLGQKDKDNGVLFLIALQDRKYRIEVGYGLEGVLPDSLVGSVGREYLVPYFKKGDYSTGILTAALAVISEISRDAKVEITGMPGIQSPVANKNGRVRKPSLANSIFGILFLIFLVYMFIKHPRLMLLFIMMNMMGGGRRSGGFGGGGGFGGGGGGGFGGGGASGGW is encoded by the coding sequence ATGCGGCCATTGTTTAAGTCTTTCTTAATACTTCTATCCGTCCTGTTCTGTTTCTCTCCGATAACTGCACGCGCAGAAGTTAATATCCCTGACACCCCTGCAAATTATGTGGTGGATCTCGCTGCCATAATTGATGATAATGCCGAGACAAGCCTTAACATTTACCTTAAAGAACTTGAGCAGAAGACAACAGCCCAGATGGTTGTGCTTACGATAAACAGCCTTGAGGGAGCTTCGCTTGAGGATTTCTCTCTTAATATCGCGCATAACAAGTGGAAGCTCGGACAGAAGGATAAAGATAACGGCGTGCTTTTTTTGATCGCGCTTCAGGACAGGAAATACAGGATAGAGGTCGGCTACGGCCTTGAAGGCGTTCTCCCTGACAGCCTTGTCGGCTCTGTCGGAAGAGAGTACCTGGTGCCTTACTTTAAAAAAGGTGATTATTCAACAGGGATACTTACAGCAGCGCTTGCGGTGATAAGCGAGATATCCAGAGATGCAAAAGTTGAGATCACAGGCATGCCGGGCATCCAGTCCCCGGTGGCCAACAAAAATGGCAGAGTGCGTAAGCCTTCACTTGCAAACTCTATCTTTGGAATTCTCTTCCTGATCTTTCTTGTATATATGTTCATAAAACATCCGAGACTGATGCTGCTCTTTATCATGATGAACATGATGGGCGGGGGAAGAAGGAGCGGAGGCTTCGGCGGAGGAGGCGGATTTGGCGGAGGAGGCGGTGGCGGTTTCGGCGGAGGAGGCGCATCAGGGGGATGGTAA
- a CDS encoding LemA family protein: MSKGLKITLIVVGVILVIGIMMAKWIIGGYNNAIAMDENVKGSWAQVENQLKRRYDLIPNLVETVKGYAAHEKELFEHIADARTKYFSAGSVKEKINASNQLEGMLSRLLLLNEQYPQLKANENFMKLQDSLEGTENRIAVERMRYNESVQLLNTYIRTFFGRFFAGLAGVTNAEYYELPEGESAVPKVTF, encoded by the coding sequence ATGTCAAAAGGATTAAAGATCACACTTATTGTTGTCGGCGTAATTCTTGTTATAGGCATCATGATGGCAAAGTGGATCATCGGCGGATATAACAACGCAATCGCAATGGATGAAAATGTTAAGGGCAGCTGGGCGCAGGTCGAGAATCAGCTGAAGAGAAGGTACGATCTCATCCCGAACCTTGTCGAAACCGTCAAGGGATACGCGGCTCATGAAAAAGAGCTCTTTGAACATATCGCTGACGCAAGGACAAAGTATTTCAGCGCCGGCTCGGTTAAAGAAAAGATCAACGCATCCAACCAGCTTGAGGGTATGCTCTCAAGGCTTCTGCTGCTGAACGAGCAGTATCCGCAGCTTAAGGCAAATGAAAACTTCATGAAACTTCAGGACAGCCTTGAGGGAACAGAGAACAGGATAGCAGTTGAGAGGATGAGATATAACGAATCGGTACAGCTGCTGAATACATATATCAGAACCTTCTTCGGCAGGTTCTTTGCAGGGCTTGCGGGTGTAACAAACGCGGAGTACTATGAGCTTCCTGAAGGCGAATCAGCTGTGCCAAAGGTTACGTTTTAA
- a CDS encoding BrnA antitoxin family protein, giving the protein MKNKIPKFKNEDEERKFWATHDSTEYVNWGEGKRVILSNLKPSIKTISLRLPESMIEELKLLAHKKDVPYQSLLKIFLAERIDKELKTA; this is encoded by the coding sequence ATGAAGAATAAAATACCTAAATTCAAAAACGAAGATGAAGAGAGAAAATTTTGGGCAACTCATGATTCTACTGAGTATGTCAATTGGGGGGAAGGCAAACGAGTCATTTTGTCAAATCTCAAGCCATCTATAAAAACAATATCTTTGCGACTGCCTGAGTCAATGATAGAGGAGCTTAAACTCCTTGCGCATAAAAAGGATGTGCCATATCAATCTTTGCTTAAGATATTCTTAGCAGAGCGAATTGATAAAGAATTAAAAACAGCTTAG
- a CDS encoding histone deacetylase, with protein sequence MKIFYSPKCLKYSSPGHPESPARVNSAHRFLADRGYSFTEPSPSSDDDILLAHSPELLARVKTGGFFDLDTPSLPNIFEHARLSAGSAIAAAMHCLSGEKAFSLMRPPGHHATKDNLGGFCYFNNIAIASLRAREKVNKVAIIDFDCHHGNGTEDIFLGKKDFLYLSLHQSPLYPGTGLQSRDNCINIPLPADISPEEYLSAFKEGLNEVSRFAPDMLAVSAGFDSYRLDPITNLSLEKETYRTIGEMIAGLDKPTFSILEGGYSKELADCVFQYLSGLEG encoded by the coding sequence ATGAAGATATTCTATTCACCCAAATGCCTGAAGTATTCCTCTCCCGGCCATCCTGAGTCGCCTGCGCGCGTCAACTCCGCGCACCGGTTTCTCGCGGATAGAGGATACAGCTTTACCGAACCTTCGCCATCTTCTGATGATGATATACTTCTTGCCCACTCTCCTGAACTTCTCGCAAGAGTTAAGACCGGCGGTTTTTTTGACCTTGACACTCCTTCACTGCCGAATATCTTTGAGCACGCAAGATTATCTGCAGGAAGCGCGATAGCGGCGGCGATGCACTGTCTCAGCGGTGAGAAGGCTTTCTCTCTCATGCGGCCTCCCGGCCATCATGCGACAAAAGATAATCTCGGCGGTTTCTGCTACTTCAACAACATAGCCATCGCTTCATTAAGAGCCAGGGAGAAGGTGAATAAGGTCGCGATAATTGATTTTGACTGTCATCACGGAAATGGCACTGAGGATATCTTTTTAGGCAAAAAAGATTTTCTGTATCTCTCACTCCATCAGAGCCCGCTTTATCCCGGCACAGGACTTCAGAGCAGGGACAACTGCATCAACATTCCTCTGCCTGCGGATATCAGCCCTGAAGAATACTTATCTGCTTTCAAAGAAGGGCTTAATGAGGTCAGCAGATTTGCTCCTGATATGCTTGCAGTCTCTGCCGGATTTGACTCTTACAGGCTTGATCCCATAACCAATCTCTCTCTTGAGAAAGAGACATACAGAACAATAGGTGAGATGATAGCAGGTTTGGATAAACCGACTTTCTCTATCCTTGAAGGCGGCTACAGCAAAGAGCTTGCGGATTGTGTCTTTCAGTATTTAAGCGGGCTGGAAGGGTAG
- a CDS encoding MBL fold metallo-hydrolase has product MKLIILGSGTCVPSLKRNAPGYFLESEGRQILIDCGSGTLLQLERVGKSYKDIDAVCVTHLHPDHFADLMPLIHALIATPGFKREKELLIAGTVGFIEYYENAFIPIVKRREFIKLIKMEDDIVLEPFKISSAKTVHFGSSLAYRIEAGGRSVVFTGDADYDQGLIDLSKDADLLIADCSFPHSLKMKGHLSAKECGLVAQAAGVKRLILSHIYPSDVSDDKRVEEAQEVFDSHVELAEDLKEIEI; this is encoded by the coding sequence ATGAAATTGATAATTCTTGGCAGCGGCACATGCGTTCCTTCGCTTAAGAGGAACGCGCCGGGTTATTTTCTTGAGTCTGAAGGCAGACAGATATTAATTGACTGCGGAAGCGGAACGCTCTTGCAACTTGAAAGGGTGGGAAAGAGTTATAAAGATATTGATGCGGTATGTGTCACGCACCTTCATCCTGATCACTTCGCTGATCTCATGCCTTTGATACACGCGCTTATCGCAACTCCGGGATTCAAGAGGGAGAAGGAACTTCTCATCGCAGGCACTGTAGGTTTCATTGAATATTATGAAAACGCATTCATCCCGATTGTGAAGAGGCGTGAGTTTATCAAGCTCATAAAAATGGAGGATGATATCGTGCTTGAGCCGTTCAAAATATCCTCAGCCAAGACCGTACATTTCGGCAGCAGCCTTGCATATAGAATTGAAGCAGGCGGAAGGTCTGTTGTCTTCACGGGTGACGCCGACTATGATCAGGGGCTGATAGATCTTTCAAAAGATGCCGACCTCTTGATAGCTGACTGCTCCTTTCCTCATTCACTCAAGATGAAAGGGCATCTCTCTGCAAAAGAATGCGGGCTTGTCGCGCAGGCTGCCGGAGTGAAGCGTCTTATCCTGTCCCATATTTATCCATCCGATGTTTCAGATGATAAAAGAGTTGAAGAGGCGCAGGAGGTCTTTGACAGCCATGTTGAACTTGCCGAGGATTTGAAGGAGATCGAGATCTGA
- a CDS encoding deoxyribonuclease IV, with amino-acid sequence MRRIGVHVSIAGGIHLSVERAKELNCGTMQIFSHNPRGWAFKDIDKEEASQFIKLSQESDISSFIHSSYLINLASPDDETRRKSIDLLSYELRMADLLGIDHVVLHPGKTVGQELNIALEKTKDALLKVYEKAEYRSGILIENTAGQKGDISSSIAMIADIIEGAPSGLINGICFDTCHGFAAGYDITNDDGLLRLEDEILKYLSPMKVELIHLNDAKQGLSSNIDRHEHIGRGAIGIDGFRRFLSLPLLKDVPLVLETPKKEEDDDIRNLKLVREILKEIG; translated from the coding sequence ATGAGAAGGATCGGCGTACATGTCTCCATAGCAGGCGGGATTCACCTTTCAGTTGAGAGGGCGAAAGAACTTAACTGCGGCACGATGCAGATATTTTCACACAATCCAAGGGGATGGGCGTTTAAGGATATTGATAAGGAAGAAGCATCACAATTCATTAAGCTTTCTCAAGAGTCAGATATCAGCTCATTCATCCACTCGTCTTATCTCATAAACCTTGCCTCACCTGACGATGAAACAAGGCGCAAGTCAATTGACCTGCTTTCTTATGAACTGCGCATGGCAGACCTGCTTGGCATAGATCATGTAGTGCTTCATCCCGGCAAGACGGTCGGGCAGGAATTGAATATTGCCTTGGAAAAAACAAAAGACGCTCTTTTAAAGGTGTATGAGAAGGCAGAGTACAGATCAGGGATACTGATTGAGAACACTGCAGGACAGAAGGGTGATATCTCTTCTTCCATAGCGATGATCGCGGATATCATTGAAGGCGCTCCTTCAGGACTGATAAATGGGATATGCTTTGACACATGCCACGGCTTTGCAGCGGGCTATGATATAACTAATGACGATGGGCTTCTCCGGCTTGAGGATGAGATACTTAAATATCTCTCTCCTATGAAGGTTGAGCTTATTCATCTCAATGACGCGAAGCAGGGGCTCTCTTCAAATATAGACAGGCATGAACATATCGGCCGGGGTGCGATAGGCATTGATGGTTTCAGGCGGTTTCTATCGCTCCCGCTTTTAAAGGATGTCCCGCTGGTTTTAGAGACGCCAAAGAAAGAGGAAGATGATGACATAAGAAACCTCAAGCTCGTTAGGGAGATTTTGAAGGAGATAGGGTAA
- a CDS encoding cysteine desulfurase — protein sequence MKMSNRKTRRIYLDHNATTPLAPEVRDAMIDVMKNYPGNPSNTYMEGTTARQIVDNARNSVAKLLNCEAGCIIFEGSGSEANNHVLKNIASANIKNKNHIITSSIEHPSVLNVCKWLEKNGIKITYMQVDRSGRVDPDDLASAITKRTCLVSVMTANNETGVIQPIKELSAIAKENGALFHADATQAIGKIPVDVKKLGVDFLSLSGHKFYGPKGIGALYIRKGIAIEPLILGGGQENGLRAGTENVIHIAGLGKASELAYQNLSEMKLVKALRDRLEKDIIKLFPGAKLNGNKKFRLPNTISIILPGMPGASVVMALDRKGIAISAGSACHSGSSKPSGILLAMGLTEEEAHSTIRISPGIGNSAEDIESAVKAFTEIINGRKNAARV from the coding sequence ATGAAAATGTCTAATCGAAAAACGAGAAGAATATACCTTGACCATAACGCAACCACGCCGCTTGCGCCTGAGGTGCGTGACGCAATGATTGATGTGATGAAAAATTATCCCGGAAATCCTTCAAACACATACATGGAAGGGACGACAGCCAGGCAGATCGTTGATAACGCCAGAAATAGCGTTGCCAAACTCCTGAATTGTGAAGCCGGATGCATTATATTTGAAGGCAGCGGCTCAGAGGCTAACAACCATGTCTTGAAAAATATTGCGTCTGCAAATATCAAAAATAAAAACCATATAATAACCTCTTCTATCGAACATCCTTCCGTTCTCAATGTATGCAAATGGCTGGAGAAGAACGGCATAAAGATAACATACATGCAAGTGGACAGGTCCGGCAGGGTTGATCCCGATGATCTCGCTTCAGCGATCACAAAGAGAACATGCCTTGTGTCTGTAATGACAGCCAATAATGAGACAGGCGTCATTCAGCCAATCAAAGAACTGTCTGCAATTGCCAAAGAAAATGGCGCGCTTTTTCATGCTGACGCGACACAGGCTATAGGCAAGATACCTGTTGATGTAAAAAAACTCGGCGTTGACTTTCTCTCGCTCTCAGGACATAAATTTTACGGGCCGAAAGGTATCGGCGCGTTATATATCAGAAAAGGGATCGCCATCGAACCGTTGATACTTGGCGGAGGACAGGAGAACGGATTGCGGGCAGGCACGGAAAATGTGATACATATCGCCGGGCTTGGCAAGGCCTCAGAACTTGCATATCAGAACCTTTCTGAAATGAAACTGGTCAAAGCCCTGCGGGACAGGCTTGAGAAAGATATTATTAAACTCTTCCCCGGTGCAAAACTGAACGGCAATAAAAAGTTCAGGCTGCCGAACACCATCAGTATAATTCTGCCGGGCATGCCCGGTGCTTCAGTTGTCATGGCACTTGACCGTAAAGGCATAGCGATATCAGCAGGATCAGCCTGCCACTCAGGTTCATCAAAACCTTCCGGCATACTTCTGGCAATGGGGCTGACTGAAGAAGAGGCGCACTCCACTATCAGGATATCGCCCGGCATTGGCAATAGTGCGGAAGATATAGAGAGCGCGGTTAAAGCATTCACAGAAATTATTAACGGCAGAAAAAACGCTGCCCGTGTATAA
- a CDS encoding flippase-like domain-containing protein, which yields MKKKYIHLFISLVIIVLSLAYAFQGVKFSMLLEELSKANYLYLIPAVILIMITYLFRAMRWHYLLRPVKEVPVKNILSPLFVGFMANMLPARAGELIRAYLLGKREDISFSTAFATIFVERLFDMSMVLLMLFSITFFYADVLSLSSPDAGNIISNIVTIGWISLILSLIMFVFILFLLHKNELAMKAVRLFIRPLPDNWGLKIIEMVNSFTQGLNILKDIKGFLMSLGLSFLVWVCLTVTQYPVYHAFGFADMLPVLSSLLILNLFVAFSTLFPAPGFLGPFQAACVFVLHEIFRIPKATAASYGIVLWVVSMGFTIIVGVIYAMKDHVSIKELSEKTEAK from the coding sequence ATGAAGAAAAAATACATCCACCTTTTTATAAGCCTCGTCATCATTGTTCTCTCTCTTGCGTACGCATTTCAGGGCGTTAAGTTTTCCATGCTCCTTGAGGAATTATCAAAGGCAAATTATCTGTACCTTATCCCCGCAGTCATACTTATCATGATAACGTACCTCTTCAGGGCGATGAGGTGGCATTATCTGTTACGGCCTGTCAAGGAAGTGCCGGTAAAAAATATCCTCTCACCGCTCTTTGTAGGCTTCATGGCAAATATGCTCCCTGCGCGCGCAGGAGAGCTGATACGGGCTTACCTGCTTGGTAAAAGAGAGGACATAAGCTTCAGCACCGCCTTTGCTACAATATTCGTTGAGCGGTTATTTGACATGTCTATGGTTCTCCTCATGCTCTTTTCTATCACTTTTTTCTACGCTGATGTGCTGTCGCTGAGCAGCCCGGATGCCGGCAATATAATCAGCAACATTGTTACGATCGGCTGGATAAGCCTGATCTTGTCACTGATCATGTTTGTATTTATATTATTCCTTCTGCATAAAAATGAACTTGCCATGAAAGCGGTGCGTTTATTCATCAGGCCGCTCCCTGACAACTGGGGATTAAAGATAATTGAAATGGTGAATTCATTTACCCAGGGGCTCAATATTTTAAAAGACATAAAGGGATTTCTTATGTCTCTCGGACTCTCTTTTCTTGTATGGGTCTGCCTTACAGTCACGCAATACCCGGTCTACCATGCTTTCGGATTTGCCGATATGCTCCCTGTATTATCCTCTCTTTTGATACTTAACCTTTTCGTAGCTTTTTCCACTCTCTTCCCGGCTCCCGGATTTCTCGGCCCTTTTCAGGCAGCCTGTGTCTTTGTGCTGCATGAGATATTCAGGATCCCCAAAGCTACTGCCGCCAGCTACGGGATTGTGCTGTGGGTGGTTTCGATGGGGTTTACGATCATTGTCGGAGTGATCTATGCAATGAAGGATCATGTCTCAATAAAAGAATTATCAGAAAAAACCGAAGCGAAGTAA
- a CDS encoding pyruvate ferredoxin oxidoreductase (catalyzes the formation of acetyl-CoA from pyruvate and coenzyme A) yields MTTKALKLKELAKGEDRFAHGHRMCAGCGAPIVVKQVLMATDYPIIAANATGCLEVSSCIQQFTAWNIPWMHSAFENAAATISGIEAMYRSLVKQNKLEDKNVKFIAFGGDGGTYDIGFQALSGAMERGHDMMYICYDNGAYMNTGIQRSSATPFGADTTTCPAGDVIPGKLQQRKDLTRIMAAHGIPYVAQASPANWMDLMKKVQKAFEIKGPKFMNVISPCNRGWRSRTDDAIMLSKLAFETCYWPLFEIENGVTRITAKPKEKRPLVDFLKPQGRFKHMFAPGNEWMLKQAQESVDAQWERLQKEAVFSGGEEK; encoded by the coding sequence ATGACAACTAAAGCACTCAAACTAAAAGAACTTGCGAAGGGAGAGGACAGGTTCGCTCACGGCCACAGGATGTGCGCAGGCTGCGGAGCGCCGATAGTTGTAAAGCAGGTGCTTATGGCAACCGATTATCCCATTATCGCCGCAAATGCCACAGGATGCCTTGAGGTCTCCTCATGCATCCAGCAATTCACGGCATGGAATATCCCCTGGATGCACAGCGCCTTTGAAAATGCGGCAGCAACCATATCAGGAATTGAGGCGATGTACAGGTCGCTGGTCAAGCAGAATAAGCTTGAAGATAAGAATGTAAAATTCATAGCATTTGGCGGCGACGGCGGAACCTATGATATCGGGTTTCAGGCGCTTTCAGGCGCGATGGAGCGCGGCCATGACATGATGTACATATGTTATGACAACGGCGCATACATGAATACAGGCATTCAGCGTTCAAGTGCGACACCTTTTGGAGCTGACACAACTACATGCCCTGCCGGTGATGTGATCCCCGGCAAGCTGCAGCAGAGAAAAGACCTTACAAGGATAATGGCTGCGCACGGCATTCCTTATGTGGCGCAGGCATCGCCCGCAAACTGGATGGACCTTATGAAGAAGGTGCAGAAGGCGTTTGAGATAAAAGGTCCCAAGTTCATGAATGTTATTTCACCGTGTAACCGGGGCTGGCGCTCAAGGACGGATGATGCAATTATGTTGAGCAAGCTGGCTTTTGAAACTTGTTACTGGCCTCTGTTTGAGATCGAGAACGGCGTCACCAGAATAACAGCTAAACCGAAAGAGAAAAGACCGCTTGTAGATTTCCTCAAGCCTCAGGGCAGGTTTAAACATATGTTTGCCCCCGGCAACGAGTGGATGCTCAAACAGGCGCAGGAATCTGTTGACGCGCAGTGGGAGCGTCTCCAGAAAGAGGCTGTTTTCTCAGGCGGAGAAGAAAAATAA
- the porA gene encoding pyruvate ferredoxin oxidoreductase, which produces MGKIVAVTGNEACAYALKQINPDVCAAYPITPATDLMQRFSGYVSNGQVDTELVLVESEHSAMSACIGAAAAGGRVATATSSQGLALMWEMLYIAAGTRLPIVMPLVNRALSAPLNIHGDHSDGMGARDTGWIQIYSENAQEAYDNLIQSFRIAEHLEIRTPAMVCMDGFIVSHSIERVEYIDDADVKKFVGKFQAVHPLLDLEHPKSYGPLILTDLYHEYKRAQHEVMTKVSGVVLEVAAEFEKMTGRKYGLFESYRLEDAEIAIVVMSSAAGTTKDIIDQYRDKGVKVGLLKPRMFRPFPFTQIAEALKHVKAIAVLDRADSFGGYGPLFSEIAGAVMSMDTKPAMINKIFGLGGRDYLPDQAEQVIDELIKIAETGKVGAIKEYIGVRE; this is translated from the coding sequence ATGGGCAAGATAGTTGCAGTTACCGGAAATGAAGCATGCGCGTATGCCCTTAAGCAGATCAACCCTGATGTATGCGCAGCATACCCTATCACACCTGCCACTGACCTTATGCAGAGGTTTTCAGGCTATGTCTCGAACGGCCAGGTGGATACAGAATTGGTGCTCGTAGAGAGTGAGCATAGCGCAATGAGCGCATGTATAGGCGCGGCAGCAGCAGGCGGAAGAGTTGCAACAGCCACATCATCACAGGGCCTCGCGCTTATGTGGGAGATGCTTTATATAGCAGCAGGAACAAGGCTTCCGATAGTCATGCCTCTGGTAAACAGGGCGCTTTCAGCTCCGCTGAATATTCACGGCGACCATTCTGACGGCATGGGAGCCAGGGACACGGGCTGGATCCAGATATATTCCGAGAATGCCCAGGAAGCATATGACAATCTGATCCAGTCTTTCAGGATCGCAGAGCATCTTGAGATCAGAACGCCTGCGATGGTCTGCATGGATGGTTTTATCGTCAGCCACTCTATTGAGAGGGTCGAATATATTGATGACGCGGATGTGAAGAAGTTTGTAGGGAAATTTCAGGCGGTGCATCCGCTGCTTGATCTGGAGCATCCGAAGAGCTACGGGCCGCTGATCCTCACCGATCTGTATCATGAATACAAGCGGGCACAGCATGAGGTCATGACAAAGGTTTCGGGTGTTGTGCTTGAGGTTGCGGCTGAATTTGAAAAGATGACCGGCAGAAAATACGGTCTCTTTGAATCATACAGGCTTGAAGATGCTGAGATAGCTATCGTCGTTATGAGCTCTGCGGCAGGAACGACCAAAGACATTATCGATCAGTACAGGGATAAGGGCGTAAAGGTAGGGCTTCTGAAGCCGAGGATGTTCAGGCCGTTTCCCTTCACGCAGATAGCAGAGGCGCTCAAGCATGTGAAGGCTATAGCAGTCCTTGACAGGGCGGATTCATTCGGCGGATACGGGCCGTTATTTTCAGAGATAGCCGGAGCGGTAATGTCGATGGATACAAAACCCGCCATGATCAACAAGATCTTCGGGCTTGGCGGAAGAGACTATCTGCCGGATCAGGCAGAGCAGGTCATAGATGAGCTTATCAAGATCGCTGAAACCGGAAAAGTCGGAGCTATTAAAGAATATATCGGGGTGAGGGAATAA
- a CDS encoding 4Fe-4S binding protein — protein sequence MSKKFWETLPQGSVVLEAGSSAKFKTGTWRSMRPKWIEENCIQCMFCWIYCPDMSIKVTAEGKRAEFDYDYCKGCGICALECPGKKGNKAIVMEEEGK from the coding sequence ATGAGCAAGAAATTCTGGGAAACACTTCCGCAGGGCTCTGTAGTTCTGGAGGCCGGGAGTTCAGCTAAGTTCAAGACAGGCACATGGCGGTCGATGAGGCCGAAGTGGATAGAAGAGAACTGCATTCAGTGCATGTTCTGCTGGATATACTGCCCTGACATGTCCATCAAGGTCACGGCAGAAGGCAAGAGAGCGGAATTCGATTATGATTACTGCAAGGGCTGCGGGATATGTGCCCTCGAATGCCCCGGTAAAAAGGGCAACAAAGCAATAGTTATGGAAGAGGAGGGCAAATAA
- a CDS encoding 2-oxoacid:acceptor oxidoreductase family protein: protein MAKAIEIRWHGRGGQGTVTAAKVLADACLSGGGYVQAFPEYGPERAGAPIRAFNRISDNAIRMYGPVLHPKVISIADATLIDAVNVTEGAPDDAVFLVNTSRDPKEVRAKLKVKDSQKVYTVDATKIAVDSFGRPLPNSSMLGAICRITEVVGMDVLLDNVKKSFGKKFAQKIIDGNLNATRRGYEEVREG from the coding sequence ATGGCAAAAGCAATTGAAATTCGCTGGCACGGCCGCGGCGGACAGGGCACAGTCACTGCTGCCAAGGTCCTTGCAGACGCCTGCCTCAGCGGCGGAGGATATGTTCAGGCATTCCCTGAATACGGCCCCGAGAGAGCCGGAGCCCCTATCAGGGCGTTTAACAGGATAAGCGACAATGCGATAAGGATGTACGGCCCTGTTCTTCACCCGAAGGTTATCAGCATTGCAGACGCAACATTAATAGACGCTGTGAATGTGACTGAAGGCGCTCCTGATGACGCGGTATTTCTCGTGAACACATCGAGGGATCCGAAAGAGGTCAGGGCGAAGCTGAAGGTGAAAGACTCGCAGAAGGTATATACAGTAGACGCGACAAAGATAGCTGTTGACAGCTTTGGAAGGCCGCTCCCGAATTCATCCATGTTAGGCGCGATATGCAGGATAACGGAAGTTGTAGGCATGGATGTGCTTCTGGACAATGTCAAAAAGAGTTTCGGCAAGAAGTTTGCCCAGAAGATCATTGACGGCAACCTCAATGCCACAAGGCGCGGATATGAGGAGGTAAGGGAAGGATGA